From a single Syngnathus scovelli strain Florida chromosome 2, RoL_Ssco_1.2, whole genome shotgun sequence genomic region:
- the LOC125988622 gene encoding LHFPL tetraspan subfamily member 3 protein — protein sequence MQGQSSFAFKWMVKSVCVDLIAFLGRCAGADDGGEEKEGGFFFSRRGINMLPSQEASKIYHGNYNYNYNPRAVGVLWAIFTICFAIVNVVVFIQPYWIGDSVNTQQAGYFGLFHYCVGTGPSSSRELTCVGSFSDFSSIPSGAFKAASVFVLLSMVLIIGCIACMALFFFCNTSTVYKTCAWMQLLCGVCLVLGCMIFPDGWDAEVIRDMCGEHTGKYSLGDCSVRWAYMLAIMGILNALVLSLMAFVLGNRQNDFYLDDLQTDNKDFAVSRIEVRDRREPRYGVQRLH from the exons atgCAAGGCCAATCCAGCTTTGCATTTAAGTGGATGGTAAAAAGTGTCTGCGTGGATTTGATTGCCTTTTTGGGAAGGTGTGCAGGGGCAGACGACGGGGGTGAAGAGAAAgagggaggtttttttttttcaagaagagGAATAAACATGTTGCCTTCCCAAGAAGCCTCCAAGATCTATCACGGCAATTACAACTACAACTACAACCCGCGGGCCGTCGGGGTGCTGTGGGCCATCTTCACCATCTGCTTCGCCATCGTCAACGTGGTGGTCTTCATCCAGCCGTACTGGATCGGCGACAGCGTCAATACTCAGCAGGCCGGCTACTTCGGCCTCTTCCACTACTGCGTGGGCACCGGGCCGTCGTCCAGCCGGGAGCTCACCTGCGTGGGCAGCTTCTCCGACTTCAGTTCCATCCCGTCAGGAGCCTTCAAGGCGGCCTCGGTGTTTGTGCTGCTCTCCATGGTACTCATCATCGGCTGCATCGCCTGCATGGCACTGTTCTTCTTCTGCAACACCTCCACCGTTTACAAGACCTGCGCCTGGATGCAGCTGCTGTGCG GTGTATGCCTGGTCCTGGGCTGCATGATCTTTCCTGACGGGTGGGATGCCGAGGTCATCCGGGACATGTGCGGGGAGCATACGGGGAAGTACTCCCTGGGTGACTGCTCTGTACGCTGGGCCTACATGTTGGCCATCATGGGCATTCTCAACGCCCTGGTCCTCTCCTTAATGGCCTTCGTCCTGGGCAACCGGCAAAATGATTTCTATCTGGACGACCTGCAGACTGACAACAAAG ATTTTGCTGTGTCCAGG ATTGAGGTTCGGGATAGAAGAGAGCCAAGGTACGGGGTCCAACGTCTTCACTGA